A genomic window from Plasmodium reichenowi strain SY57 chromosome 6, whole genome shotgun sequence includes:
- a CDS encoding hypothetical protein (conserved Plasmodium protein, unknown function), translated as MLDENLSCLFDESDDEWKKKKKKKKEEGNIQQDDKKRNEKNVQQKNSSSSILNFNISNIKNLDNFFKSINNENINKSKNNNKLRSVGLDHVENINKERIDDNNKCPYDNTISNMLNKKGGDNIHATNNENTKKQAILKNKEINNKHHQGDKKFLDDEYNKDENCSSYEEKKKQRYNTNTIRSITYNDRNRKHKYINNDDNNNNNNDNNNNNNNNNNEDNNNNEDNNNNEDNNNNNNNNNEDNYNNNIHYCDTLIKQKNIQKKDDMYIYTKDNHMNSNNGNSLNKDPGILKKKKNTTNETNLYNEHIRTNNSNNNISSEKIGDPAISEQYEIHESNRTKHMTKLTNDMKSFSPILNICDKSIIQNVSVNVGDKTSNLDMFIESYNKSEMTKKRKDNNNIYGNNLDCNNVYSNNICNNNMYDNDNNDNNNNNNNTNNNNNKNNNNSNYYNYNKEKELIFCFSFIKYYSWIKALQILNIPIDFFHLGINSHKYIHKNKSEESFLYKYNIHNILKNKHFSNYKIERMIVLVKNIICRNHGYFLIVMDPSGQMPASVHKEVEIEYKKHIDIGSTLLLKNVTIFDTIDNFPYLIVTLRSLVRVIKPEQTDALTKEKIFKQIYL; from the coding sequence ATGCTTGATGAAAATTTATCATGCTTGTTTGATGAGAGTGATGATGAGTggaagaagaaaaaaaaaaaaaaaaaagaggaGGGAAATATTCAACAGGATGAtaagaaaagaaatgaaaagaaCGTACAGCAAAAAAATTCATCCTCTtcaatattaaattttaacattagtaatataaaaaatttggacaatttttttaaaagtattaataatgaaaatattaataaaagtaagaataataataaattaagGAGTGTTGGTTTGGATCATGtggaaaatataaacaagGAAAGGATAGATGATAATAACAAGTGTCCATATGATAATACGATATCGAATAtgttaaataaaaagggTGGAGATAATATCCATGCTacaaataatgaaaatacaaaaaaacaAGCAATCCTAAagaataaagaaataaataataaacatcATCAAGGTGATAAAAAATTCTTAgatgatgaatataataaggATGAAAATTGTTCTTcatatgaagaaaaaaaaaaacaaagatataatacaaatacGATTAGGTCGATAACATATAATGATAGAAATagaaaacataaatatattaataatgatgataataataataataataatgataataataataataataataataataataatgaagataataataataatgaagataataataataatgaagataataataataataataataataataatgaagataattataataataatattcattattGTGATACATTGAtcaaacaaaaaaatatacaaaaaaaagatgatatgtatatatacacaaaGGATAATCATATGAATTCAAACAACGGtaattctttaaataaaGACCCAGgaattttaaaaaaaaaaaaaaatacaacaAATGAAACCAATTTGTATAACGAACATATTAGAAcaaataatagtaataataacatttcTAGTGAAAAAATAGGGGACCCAGCTATTTCTGAACAATATGAGATACATGAAAGTAACAGAACCAAGCATATGACAAAATTAACAAATGATATGAAAAGCTTTTCACcaatattaaatatatgtgataAGTCCATCATTCAAAATGTGTCTGTTAATGTAGGAGACAAAACAAGTAATTTAGATATGTTTATAGAATCGTACAATAAATCAGAAATGACgaaaaaaaggaaagataataataatatttatggTAATAATTTAGATTGTAACAATGTgtatagtaataatatatgtaataataacatgtatgataatgataataatgataataataacaacaataacaataccaataacaataacaataaaaataacaataacagtaattattataattataataaagaaaaggaattaattttttgcttctcatttattaaatattattcatgGATTAAGGCATTacaaattttaaatataccAATAGATTTTTTCCATCTAGGTATAAATtcacataaatatatacataagAATAAATCAGAAGaatcttttttatataaatataatatccataatatattaaagaataaacatttttctaattataaaattgaaAGGATGATAGTTCTGGTTAAAAACATTATATGTCGTAATCATGGATATTTTCTTATTGTAATGGACCCATCTGGACAAATGCCCGCATCAGTACATAAAGAAGTAGAAattgaatataaaaaacatatagatataggttcaacattattattaaaaaatgtcACCATTTTTGATACGATTGACAATTTCCCTTATTTGATCGTAACACTCAGAAGTCTTGTACGAGTTATTAAACCTGAGCAGACAGATGCACTAAcaaaggaaaaaatattcaaacaaatatatttataa
- a CDS encoding ras GTPAse, putative has translation MDNFKILVLGDLGVGKSSFLKLISERFNDVYPIDFFDYFIHLDEKEEEEEEKKKKEEKKKNDFVCAKDLASNTTTKHNVENVVETIFFQAKKNFLQFIEHKMNTNNFIFEETHKYTYGFEIYTLLWSRNNEYNNKFKKNNPLNIIKNIEKKSIKEIYYHNNENNNNNMCFNNNNNNNNNTCYNNNICYNDNNICYNDNVYDYNNHTDLNLSSHSNDINNFYIIEFVEIGGIQTYSYIRNIFYEKVDGILLVYDSSNNKSYHNLAKWLYELYINTKPPSDVFCGEIKKKNFLWNFFHTQKQKQIKQDHKKDHKKDRKKDQNKNKNRDHINDQNQDQELHQDREHFEYDKNIYNKYNYDKGKNNTFYHKNSYKRKNNNMNHDNYDNYDNDDDEDFFSDDYSDIEKGSYKYNEDILNGKIPIACVATKIDKKNAKEKPAYVKTPRTSYFYNFFFPDLINNDSVYDSSNNIKIKKHILKKLEQHITEAIEIKASSIDCVVDIESFVTFLKNVYNKKFNIQMC, from the coding sequence atggataattttaaaattctCGTGTTAGGAGACCTTGGAGTAGGAAAAAGCTCCTTTTTAAAATTGATAAGTGAAAGGTTTAATGATGTATATCCTATAGATTTCtttgattattttatacatttagatgaaaaagaagaagaggaagaagaaaagaaaaaaaaagaagaaaagaaaaagaatgATTTTGTATGTGCAAAAGATTTGGCTAGTAACACAACTACCAAACATAATGTAGAAAATGTAGTAGAAACCATTTTTTTCcaagcaaaaaaaaattttttacaatttattgaacataaaatgaatactaacaattttatttttgaagagacacataaatatacatacggatttgaaatatatactttatTATGGTCCAGAAATAATGAGTACAATAATaagtttaaaaaaaataatcctttaaatataataaaaaatattgaaaaaaagtctataaaagaaatatattaccacaacaatgaaaataataataataatatgtgttttaataataataataataataataataatacatgttataataataatatatgctataatgataataatatatgttataatgataatgtatatgattataataatcatacAGATCTTAATTTGTCCTCACATTCcaatgatataaataatttttatattatagaaTTCGTAGAAATAGGAGGAATACAAACATACTCATATATTcgtaatatattttatgaaaagGTTGACGGAATATTACTAGTTTACGATTCTTCGAACAATAAATCTTATCATAATTTAGCTAAATGGTTATATgagttatatataaatacaaaacCACCATCGGATGTTTTTTGTGGAgaaatcaaaaaaaaaaattttctaTGGAACTTTTTTCACACACAAAAGCAAAAGCAAATAAAACAAGATCACAAAAAGGATCACAAAAAGGATCGCAAAAAAgatcaaaataaaaataaaaatagagATCACATAAATGATCAAAATCAAGATCAAGAACTACATCAAGATAGGGAACATTTtgaatatgataaaaatatttataataaatataattatgataaagGAAAGAATAATACGttttatcataaaaattcatacaaaaggaaaaataacaatatgaaccatgataattatgataattacgataatgatgatgatgaagattTTTTCTCTGATGATTATTCAGATATAGAAAAAGGttcttataaatataatgaagatatattaaacgGGAAAATACCCATAGCATGTGTTGCCACAAAaattgataaaaaaaatgcaAAAGAAAAACCAGCTTATGTAAAAACTCCTAGAACTTCTtacttttataatttttttttccctgatcttataaataatgattcCGTATATGATAgttcaaataatattaaaattaaaaaacatattCTCAAAAAACTAGAACAACATATTACTGAAGCTATCGAAATTAAGGCGAGTTCTATTGATTGTGTGGTTGACATTGAGAGTTTTGTCACCTTCctaaaaaatgtttataataaaaaatttaatattcaGATGTGTTAA
- a CDS encoding malate:quinone oxidoreductase, putative produces MICVKNILKRYKNSPLNELRNNRKYYEGSFVKSIKFSTSNYGSNEKKKNDIEKNKNVSINLNEGNILQSEIYDTVVIGGGVTGTALFFLLSKFTNLKKLAIIERRDNFALVASHGKNNSQTIHCGDIETNYSFEKAKFIKRYADMLRNYLTNIPKEKRENISSVTQKMVLGVGEKECQFLQERYPVFRQLFNSMKLYNKDDIYEVEPRVALKDSHTLREEQLSALYMPPELTTCDYQKLSESFIESARTVPNKTISINLLTEVINIEEVNDSLYKIHTNKGIINSRFVVVCACGHSLMIAQKMNYGLEYSCMPVAGSFYFTDNILKGKVYTIQNPALPFAAVHGDPDIIEKGKTRFGPTAIPLPLLERDNIKTLLDFLKVWNPDLSLFQVYYNLFKDMTMLKYVARNVLFEIPVLNKYLFLKDVKKIIPSLTIKDLTYCVGYGGVRPQLINKKSKKLILGEGKIDPGKNIIFNITPSPGATTCLGNGEFDMNTICERLNAKINKNDVKKYLYEGEYPVNYL; encoded by the coding sequence atgatatgtgttaaaaatattttgaaaagatataaaaatagtCCGTTAAACGAACTACGTAATAATAGGAAATATTATGAAGGGTCATTTgtaaaaagtataaaatTTAGTACATCAAATTATGGAagtaatgaaaaaaaaaaaaatgatattgAAAAGAATAAGAATGTATCTATAAATCTTAATGAAGgtaatattttacaaaGTGAAATATATGATACAGTTGTCATAGGAGGAGGGGTAACAGGTACTGctttgttttttttattatctaaaTTTACTAATTTAAAAAAGCTAGCTATAATTGAAAGAAGAGATAATTTTGCTTTAGTAGCATCACatggaaaaaataatagtCAAACAATTCATTGTGGAGATATTGAAACCAATTATTCTTTTGAAAAAGCcaaatttataaaaagatatgCTGATATGTtaagaaattatttaacaaatatacctaaagaaaaaagagaaaaCATATCAAGTGTTACACAAAAAATGGTTTTAGGTGTAGGTGAAAAGGAATGTCAGTTTTTACAAGAAAGATATCCTGTATTTAGacaattatttaattccatgaaattatataataaagatgatATATATGAGGTAGAACCACGGGTTGCTTTAAAGGATTCTCATACGTTAAGAGAAGAACAATTATCAGCATTATATATGCCACCAGAATTAACCACATGTGATTATCAAAAATTATCGGAGAGTTTTATTGAATCTGCACGTACTGTACCAAATAAAACTATAtctataaatttattaacaGAAGTAATTAATATTGAAGAAGTGAATGATagtttatataaaatacatacaaACAAAGGAATCATTAATTCGCGTTTTGTTGTAGTCTGTGCATGCGGACATTCATTAATGATTGCacaaaaaatgaattatgGATTAGAATATAGCTGTATGCCTGTAGCTGGaagtttttattttacggataatattttaaaaggGAAAGTATATACTATTCAAAATCCAGCCTTACCATTTGCAGCCGTACATGGAGATCCAGATATTATTGAGAAAGGGAAAACGAGATTTGGACCAACAGCTATACCTTTACCATTGTTAGAAAgagataatataaaaacattattggattttttaaaagtatGGAATCCAGATCTAAGCTTATTTCAAGTATATTACAATTTATTCAAAGATATGACAATGTTAAAATATGTAGCACGTAACGTATTATTCGAAATCCCagttttaaataaatatttatttttaaaagatgttaaaaaaattattccATCATTAACCATAAAAGACTTAACATATTGTGTTGGTTATGGAGGTGTTCGACCACAActcataaataaaaaaagtaaaaaattaattctTGGGGAGGGAAAAATCGATCcaggaaaaaatattatctttaaCATTACTCCTTCACCTGGAGCAACCACATGTTTAGGTAATGGAGAATTTGATATGAACACAATATGTGAAAGACTTAACGCaaaaattaacaaaaatgatgtgaaaaaatatttatatgaagGCGAATATCCCGTCAATTATTTATGA